In Methylomagnum ishizawai, one DNA window encodes the following:
- a CDS encoding glucan biosynthesis protein, with amino-acid sequence MKARRNRIALLCALLIPVAVHADPGKPTPPPNAAPAVPAPDAKPPAKPFEFADVELKARELAGKPYARDDAGMPEFLGQLDYDQYRDIRYKADKALWKDEGLPFQIQAFHRGFIFKDRVSINIVDHGSATRLAYSPELFDYGKNQFPAPLPPDLGFAGLRFHYPLRRDEVYDEVAVFLGASYFRAVGLGQTYGLSARGLALDTGLAKAEEFPIFREFWVQKPGQNAGELVVYALLDSPSVTGAYRFTLRPGLDLTLDVASRLYFRKAVERVGIAPLTSMFFHGENTDRFMDDFRPEVHDSDGLLLGRSTGEWVWRPLNNPRQLRISVFKDTKPSGFGLMQRDREFDHYQDLEAQYHRRPGAWVEALGDWGPGAVYLIEIPSDAEKYDNIVAFWVPDQPATEGKEFRFDYRLHFAQEEYTAVSGGKVVATRIGAAEPGDNQNRKIVVDFGSPSLKMLSPKAKVGAEVSASSGKIGNLVVHKNEENGTWRLSFDLEPVPAEKDKDKVPVELRAMLKSGQDVLTETWVYQWNAR; translated from the coding sequence GTGAAAGCACGAAGAAACCGGATTGCCTTGTTATGCGCCTTGCTAATACCGGTTGCGGTCCACGCCGATCCCGGCAAGCCCACGCCCCCGCCCAACGCGGCCCCGGCCGTCCCGGCCCCCGACGCCAAACCGCCCGCCAAGCCCTTCGAGTTCGCCGACGTGGAACTCAAGGCCCGCGAACTGGCCGGTAAACCCTATGCGCGGGACGACGCCGGGATGCCGGAATTCCTGGGGCAACTCGATTACGATCAATACCGCGATATCCGCTACAAGGCCGACAAGGCGCTGTGGAAAGACGAAGGCTTGCCGTTCCAAATCCAAGCCTTCCACCGCGGTTTCATCTTCAAGGACCGGGTGAGCATCAATATCGTGGACCACGGCTCCGCGACCCGGCTGGCCTATTCGCCGGAGTTGTTCGATTACGGCAAGAACCAATTCCCCGCCCCGCTACCGCCCGATCTGGGATTCGCCGGGCTGCGGTTCCATTACCCCTTGCGCCGCGACGAGGTCTACGACGAGGTGGCGGTGTTCCTGGGCGCGAGCTATTTCCGCGCCGTGGGTTTGGGCCAGACCTACGGGCTGTCGGCCCGTGGGCTGGCGCTGGACACCGGCCTGGCCAAGGCCGAGGAATTCCCCATTTTCCGCGAATTCTGGGTCCAAAAACCCGGTCAGAACGCGGGCGAATTGGTGGTCTATGCCTTGCTGGACAGCCCGAGCGTGACCGGGGCTTACCGCTTCACCCTGCGGCCCGGCCTCGACCTCACCCTGGACGTGGCCAGCCGCCTGTATTTCCGCAAAGCCGTGGAGCGGGTCGGCATCGCGCCCTTGACCAGCATGTTCTTCCATGGCGAGAACACCGACCGCTTCATGGACGATTTCCGGCCCGAGGTCCACGATTCCGATGGGCTACTCCTGGGCCGCAGTACCGGCGAATGGGTTTGGCGTCCGCTCAACAATCCGCGCCAGCTCCGCATCAGCGTGTTCAAGGACACCAAGCCCTCCGGTTTCGGCCTGATGCAGCGCGACCGCGAGTTCGACCATTACCAAGACCTGGAAGCCCAATACCACCGCCGTCCCGGTGCCTGGGTCGAAGCCTTGGGCGATTGGGGACCGGGCGCGGTGTACCTGATCGAAATTCCCAGCGACGCCGAGAAATACGACAACATCGTCGCCTTCTGGGTGCCGGACCAGCCCGCCACCGAAGGCAAGGAGTTCCGTTTCGACTACCGCCTGCATTTCGCCCAGGAAGAATACACGGCGGTCAGCGGCGGCAAGGTGGTCGCCACCCGCATCGGTGCCGCCGAACCCGGCGACAACCAGAACCGCAAGATCGTGGTCGATTTCGGCAGCCCCAGCCTCAAGATGCTCAGCCCCAAGGCCAAGGTCGGCGCGGAGGTCAGCGCCTCGTCCGGCAAGATCGGCAATCTGGTGGTTCACAAGAACGAGGAGAACGGCACTTGGCGCTTGAGCTTCGACCTGGAACCCGTGCCCGCCGAGAAGGACAAGGACAAGGTGCCGGTGGAATTGCGGGCCATGCTGAAATCGGGCCAGGATGTCCTGACCGAAACCTGGGTTTACCAGTGGAACGCCCGATGA
- the mdoH gene encoding glucans biosynthesis glucosyltransferase MdoH — protein MVPFPPVLPRYVILIRRTLFLILVAFTTIVALAMITSAFQPNGITPQELVLLLLYTLLILWISTSFWTATLGFWCLLWGGDQRGIGRVPPTATGQPDPSPQRTALVMPIYNEEPTRVFAGLRAIYQTLVETGRSDEFELFILSDTRDPDTWMREEVNWYRMCHDFDAHGKIFYRNREKNIARKSGNLEDFCHRWGGRYRYMIVLDADSIMTGATLVKMVDRMEAHPRVALIQSPPIPVNQTSLFARILQFASSFYSDVFIAGINYWQLSGSGYWGHNAIIRLAPFTQYCGLPKLPGREPFGGEIFSHDFVEAALLREAGWEVWLDPELKGSYEELPPTLIDYAKRDRRWCQGNLQHLRMVFARGFSGLSRLYFLMGIMSYLSSPLWLMFLILTGLEAYIKSQTMPVYFFGDNIFPVWPESYAVEMTTVLLVTLAMLFLPKLWSLLLLLTHPKDSKSFGGFFRATLSVFLESVFSMLTAPVLMLYQSKFVFAILMRRSVGWPAQNRDEHRLSLKEAAAAHGGQTLVGLAAGWVSYEYVPDFFLWLIPVLAGLVLAIPVSMLSSSAAVGRWARKLGIFLIPEEYQTPRVLQLLHENLARGEAEAAAHAAEGEARNVADPGAYALHLALLPQRPVKKRQRHELKALVYRLVEEGPDKLSGPEKRNLIADPETLARLHTLAWAGKAGKTAPSA, from the coding sequence ATGGTCCCGTTCCCCCCCGTGCTGCCCCGCTACGTCATCCTGATCCGGCGCACCCTGTTCCTGATCCTGGTGGCATTCACCACTATCGTGGCGCTCGCCATGATCACCAGCGCCTTCCAGCCCAATGGCATCACCCCGCAGGAACTGGTGCTGCTGTTACTCTATACGCTGTTGATCCTGTGGATCAGCACCTCGTTCTGGACCGCGACCCTGGGGTTCTGGTGCCTCTTATGGGGCGGGGACCAGCGCGGCATCGGACGGGTGCCGCCCACCGCCACCGGCCAGCCCGACCCCAGCCCCCAACGCACCGCCCTGGTGATGCCGATCTACAACGAAGAACCGACCCGGGTATTCGCAGGACTCCGGGCCATTTATCAAACGCTGGTCGAGACCGGGCGTTCCGACGAGTTCGAGCTGTTCATCCTCAGCGATACCCGCGATCCCGACACCTGGATGCGCGAGGAAGTGAACTGGTACCGCATGTGCCACGACTTCGACGCCCACGGCAAGATTTTCTACCGCAACCGCGAGAAGAACATCGCCCGCAAGAGCGGCAACCTGGAGGATTTTTGCCACCGCTGGGGCGGGCGCTACCGCTATATGATCGTGCTGGACGCCGATAGCATCATGACCGGCGCAACCCTGGTGAAGATGGTGGACCGCATGGAAGCCCATCCCCGCGTGGCCTTGATCCAATCGCCGCCGATCCCGGTCAACCAGACTTCGCTGTTCGCCCGCATCCTGCAATTCGCCAGCAGCTTCTACAGCGATGTATTCATCGCCGGGATCAACTACTGGCAATTGTCCGGCAGCGGCTATTGGGGCCATAACGCCATCATCCGCCTAGCCCCGTTCACCCAATATTGCGGCCTGCCCAAACTGCCGGGCCGCGAGCCCTTCGGCGGCGAAATCTTCAGCCACGACTTCGTGGAAGCGGCCTTGCTGCGGGAAGCGGGCTGGGAAGTCTGGCTCGACCCCGAGTTGAAAGGCAGCTACGAGGAATTGCCGCCCACCCTGATCGACTACGCCAAGCGCGACCGCCGCTGGTGCCAGGGCAATTTGCAACATTTGCGGATGGTGTTCGCGCGGGGCTTTTCCGGGCTGAGCCGCCTCTATTTCCTGATGGGCATCATGTCCTACCTGTCCTCGCCCTTGTGGCTGATGTTCCTGATCCTGACCGGGCTGGAGGCTTACATCAAAAGCCAGACCATGCCGGTCTATTTCTTCGGCGACAACATCTTCCCGGTGTGGCCCGAATCCTATGCGGTGGAAATGACCACGGTCCTGCTGGTCACGCTGGCCATGCTGTTCCTGCCCAAGCTGTGGAGCCTCCTGCTCCTGCTCACCCATCCCAAGGATTCCAAAAGCTTCGGCGGTTTCTTCCGGGCCACGCTCAGCGTGTTCCTGGAAAGCGTGTTTTCGATGCTGACCGCGCCGGTGTTGATGCTGTACCAGAGCAAGTTCGTGTTCGCCATCCTGATGCGGCGCAGCGTGGGCTGGCCCGCGCAGAACCGCGACGAGCATCGTTTGAGCCTCAAGGAAGCCGCCGCCGCCCACGGCGGGCAAACCCTGGTCGGGCTGGCGGCGGGCTGGGTCAGCTATGAATATGTGCCGGATTTCTTCCTGTGGCTGATCCCGGTGCTGGCCGGGCTGGTGCTGGCGATTCCGGTGTCGATGCTGTCGAGCAGCGCCGCCGTGGGCCGCTGGGCGCGGAAACTGGGTATCTTCCTGATCCCCGAGGAATACCAAACGCCCCGCGTCCTCCAACTGCTGCACGAAAACCTCGCCCGCGGCGAGGCCGAAGCCGCCGCCCATGCCGCCGAAGGCGAAGCCCGCAACGTGGCCGATCCCGGCGCCTATGCCCTGCATCTGGCCTTGCTGCCCCAGCGCCCGGTGAAGAAGCGCCAACGCCATGAACTCAAGGCGCTGGTCTACCGTTTGGTGGAGGAAGGACCGGACAAGCTGTCCGGCCCCGAAAAGCGCAACCTCATCGCCGACCCGGAAACCCTGGCCCGCCTGCATACCCTGGCCTGGGCCGGGAAGGCGGGGAAAACCGCGCCTTCCGCCTGA
- a CDS encoding uracil-DNA glycosylase family protein, producing MEQRQILLERHQAALRACARCPEMIGPVIVGQPVLSPVLLIGQAPGGKEGVLGKPFAWTAGKTLFRWFASIGVAEEDFRRRVYMAAVCRCFPGKNPKGGDRVPAPAEIARCSAWLDAELELLRPRLVIPVGKLAIRQLLAADKLDQVVGLGHRLERPGLAADIIPLPHPSGASTWHRRDPGKTLLETALGLIAEHPAWLAIRHPP from the coding sequence ATGGAGCAACGCCAAATTTTGCTGGAGCGCCATCAGGCGGCGCTCCGCGCCTGTGCCCGCTGTCCCGAGATGATCGGGCCGGTGATCGTGGGCCAGCCGGTGCTATCACCGGTTTTGCTGATCGGCCAAGCGCCGGGCGGCAAGGAAGGCGTCCTCGGCAAGCCCTTCGCCTGGACGGCGGGCAAGACCTTGTTCCGCTGGTTCGCCAGCATCGGCGTCGCGGAAGAGGACTTCCGCCGCCGCGTCTACATGGCGGCGGTGTGCCGCTGCTTCCCCGGCAAGAACCCCAAGGGCGGCGACCGCGTGCCCGCCCCCGCCGAAATCGCCCGCTGCTCGGCTTGGCTGGACGCCGAACTGGAACTGCTGCGACCCCGCCTCGTTATCCCGGTCGGCAAACTGGCGATCCGGCAACTCCTCGCGGCCGACAAGCTCGACCAGGTCGTGGGCCTCGGCCACCGGCTGGAACGGCCCGGCTTGGCCGCCGATATCATCCCCCTGCCCCACCCTTCCGGCGCGTCCACCTGGCACCGCCGCGATCCCGGCAAAACCCTGCTCGAAACCGCCTTGGGCCTGATCGCGGAGCATCCGGCTTGGCTGGCTATACGGCATCCGCCTTGA
- a CDS encoding fatty acyl-AMP ligase produces MHPPHDRHRPSRPETFVEVLRGHALERPDQPALTFLEHGEREAAVWSYAELDQRARALAARLQALGAAGQPILLAYPPGLEFIAAFCACLYAGAVAVPVPSPLPGRISPRTAAIAAEIRPRWVLTTSPLLDNPASWPGLPPGLAEAAWLATDTLPAHGAEHWSPPVLDGQSLAFVQFTSGSIQAPKGVAIGHANLLANLDMIRAAFGHDTETRVVNWLPLSHDMGLVGGVLQPLFVGGRTVLMSPLDFMQKPARWLSAISRYRATSSGGPNFAYELSANRIHPDPAGAFDLSGWRVAFCGAEPVRADTLARFAAKFAPAGFQARALFPCYGLAEATLFVSGGPKDRGVRTIDVSTDTPPGATRSAVGCGLGGGPGQRIAIVDPGTGIPVPPGQTGEIWVAGPHVGRGYWNRPEETQAVFNARTADADGPYLRTGDLGFIVDGELFIAGRLKEIMIVRGIKHHPEDIEATVARSHPALACGGGAAFAVATGEGEQMVVLQEVPRPVPAHADLAALAQAAFKAVCEAHGVRPYELRLLRPGALPRTPSHKVQRHLCRIEYQADRLQALWTLSGQRRADALSRP; encoded by the coding sequence ATGCATCCCCCCCATGATCGCCACCGCCCATCCCGGCCCGAAACCTTCGTCGAAGTGTTACGGGGGCACGCGCTGGAACGCCCGGACCAGCCCGCGCTGACCTTTTTGGAGCATGGCGAACGGGAAGCGGCGGTATGGAGCTATGCCGAACTGGACCAGCGGGCGCGGGCGTTGGCCGCCCGCCTGCAAGCCCTGGGAGCGGCAGGCCAACCGATCTTGCTGGCCTATCCACCAGGCTTGGAATTCATCGCCGCGTTTTGCGCCTGCCTCTATGCCGGAGCCGTCGCGGTGCCGGTACCGTCGCCCCTGCCAGGCCGGATATCCCCCAGGACGGCGGCGATTGCTGCCGAAATCCGACCACGATGGGTATTGACCACCTCGCCGTTGCTGGACAACCCGGCGTCGTGGCCAGGACTTCCGCCCGGACTGGCCGAGGCCGCTTGGCTCGCGACCGACACCCTCCCCGCCCACGGGGCGGAACACTGGTCGCCCCCGGTCCTCGATGGCCAATCCTTGGCTTTCGTCCAATTCACCTCGGGATCGATCCAAGCGCCCAAGGGCGTCGCCATCGGCCATGCCAACCTGCTCGCCAACCTGGACATGATCCGCGCGGCCTTCGGCCACGACACCGAAACCCGCGTGGTGAACTGGCTCCCGCTGTCCCATGACATGGGGCTGGTCGGGGGCGTATTGCAACCCTTGTTCGTGGGCGGGCGGACCGTGCTGATGTCGCCGCTCGACTTCATGCAGAAACCGGCCCGCTGGCTGTCGGCGATTTCCCGCTACCGCGCCACCAGCAGCGGCGGGCCGAATTTCGCCTATGAATTGAGCGCGAACCGGATACACCCGGACCCAGCCGGGGCATTCGACCTGAGCGGTTGGCGCGTGGCTTTTTGCGGGGCGGAGCCGGTCCGCGCCGACACCCTGGCCCGCTTCGCCGCGAAGTTCGCCCCGGCCGGATTCCAAGCCCGTGCCTTGTTTCCCTGCTACGGCTTGGCGGAAGCAACCTTGTTCGTGAGCGGCGGACCCAAGGACCGCGGGGTGCGCACCATCGATGTATCGACGGACACCCCCCCAGGCGCAACCCGCAGCGCGGTGGGTTGCGGCCTGGGCGGCGGGCCGGGCCAGCGCATCGCGATTGTCGATCCGGGAACCGGAATCCCGGTGCCACCGGGACAAACCGGCGAAATCTGGGTGGCCGGTCCGCATGTGGGGCGCGGTTATTGGAACAGACCCGAGGAAACCCAGGCGGTCTTCAACGCCCGGACCGCAGACGCGGACGGACCTTATCTCCGCACCGGCGATCTGGGGTTCATCGTGGACGGCGAATTATTCATCGCCGGACGGCTCAAGGAGATCATGATCGTGCGGGGGATCAAGCACCATCCCGAAGATATAGAAGCGACGGTGGCCCGGAGCCACCCCGCCCTGGCCTGCGGGGGCGGGGCCGCTTTCGCGGTGGCCACTGGCGAGGGCGAGCAGATGGTGGTGTTGCAGGAAGTGCCACGGCCCGTCCCGGCCCATGCGGATTTGGCGGCCTTGGCCCAAGCGGCTTTCAAGGCCGTGTGCGAAGCGCACGGGGTGCGGCCTTACGAGCTGAGGCTGTTGCGCCCCGGTGCCTTGCCCAGGACGCCCAGCCATAAAGTCCAGCGGCACCTGTGCCGGATCGAATACCAGGCGGACAGGCTCCAGGCTTTATGGACGCTGTCCGGCCAGCGCCGCGCCGACGCTTTGAGCAGGCCATAA
- a CDS encoding cytochrome P450, with translation MPTLDPRQFNTLLPEFRADPYPLYRQARERFPIFWSEAESAWVLTRHADVQAVLGDPRFLNVELGRIVERMADALGQDLPELFALFDALPFFHNPPAHKSGRHFLARVLALRPLAAYKEEITAIVQRLLAPLDRDGGMDLAIDYAERLPPLFMGGLFGLGENDSLFLARTLSGVPAALDRGQPMRFYRQLNPRLVEAYELLREAFAQRRRVPRDDGLSLMLALGEAEDSLGENQLAARAVALFLVGFETTAALIGNGLNLLLAHPGQRQQIAAAPALLDAAVEETARLEPPIQQTSRYASEACPLAGREVEAGQRVLLLIGSANRDPAAYPEPDRFRLDRQGPPNLSFGSGRHACLGTQIAKLEAKLAYAGILDRPGLRVQGGPPEWWPCQNQRRLKSLPVALA, from the coding sequence ATGCCGACCCTGGACCCCCGCCAGTTCAACACCCTGCTGCCGGAATTCCGCGCCGATCCCTATCCGCTGTATCGGCAGGCGCGGGAGCGGTTTCCGATCTTCTGGAGCGAGGCCGAAAGCGCCTGGGTGCTGACGCGCCATGCCGACGTGCAGGCGGTGCTGGGCGACCCCCGCTTCCTCAACGTGGAGCTAGGGCGGATCGTCGAGCGGATGGCGGATGCCTTGGGCCAGGATTTGCCCGAGTTGTTCGCCCTGTTCGACGCCCTGCCGTTCTTCCACAACCCACCGGCCCACAAGTCCGGTCGCCACTTCCTGGCGCGGGTGCTGGCCTTGCGGCCATTGGCCGCTTACAAAGAGGAAATCACCGCCATCGTCCAGCGGCTACTCGCGCCGCTGGACCGCGACGGCGGCATGGACCTCGCCATCGATTACGCCGAACGCCTGCCGCCCTTGTTCATGGGCGGATTGTTCGGCCTGGGCGAAAACGACTCCCTGTTCCTGGCACGCACCCTGAGCGGAGTTCCCGCCGCGCTCGACCGCGGCCAACCCATGCGGTTTTATCGGCAACTGAACCCGCGACTCGTAGAAGCCTACGAATTATTGCGGGAAGCATTCGCCCAGCGGCGGCGGGTGCCACGGGATGATGGCCTATCCTTGATGCTCGCCCTCGGCGAGGCCGAAGATTCCCTGGGGGAAAACCAACTCGCCGCCCGGGCGGTGGCCCTGTTCCTGGTCGGATTCGAAACCACGGCGGCCCTGATCGGCAATGGCTTGAACCTGCTGTTGGCGCATCCCGGACAACGCCAACAGATCGCCGCCGCGCCCGCCCTGCTCGACGCGGCGGTGGAAGAAACCGCGCGCCTCGAACCGCCCATCCAGCAGACCTCCCGCTATGCGTCCGAGGCTTGCCCGCTGGCCGGGCGGGAAGTCGAAGCGGGGCAGCGGGTGCTGCTGTTGATCGGCTCGGCCAACCGGGACCCCGCGGCCTATCCCGAACCCGACCGCTTCCGGCTGGACCGGCAAGGACCGCCCAACCTGAGCTTCGGCAGCGGCCGCCATGCCTGCCTAGGCACCCAAATCGCCAAGCTCGAAGCCAAACTGGCCTACGCCGGGATACTCGACCGGCCCGGCCTCCGCGTCCAGGGCGGGCCGCCGGAATGGTGGCCTTGCCAGAACCAGCGCCGCTTGAAAAGCCTCCCCGTGGCGCTGGCCTAA
- a CDS encoding acyl carrier protein, whose product MPQASQVHQWMISYLGELLDLPEADIDPEAHLANYGLDSTDVMVIAGALEEQFSLEVDPIFFLRNATVKDIVDDLKNSGIVG is encoded by the coding sequence ATGCCGCAAGCGTCCCAAGTCCATCAATGGATGATCAGCTATCTTGGCGAACTGCTAGACCTGCCGGAAGCGGACATCGACCCCGAAGCCCATCTCGCCAATTACGGGCTGGATTCCACCGATGTCATGGTGATCGCGGGCGCGCTGGAAGAACAATTCAGCTTGGAGGTGGACCCCATCTTCTTCCTCCGCAACGCGACGGTTAAGGACATCGTGGACGATCTTAAGAACAGCGGCATCGTCGGTTAG
- a CDS encoding TylF/MycF/NovP-related O-methyltransferase — protein MNAPYDISLVVISFNMARELPRTLHSLSPRYQRDIRAEDYEVIVIDNGSREPPSTQDFAELGMNLRVLSYAEPTPSPVNAINFGLSLCSAPLVGVMIDGARLASPGLLAACRQAARLHPRSVVTTLSFHLGPDLQWITMQSGYDQTWEDRLLASIDWPDDGYRLFKIAPASENAPKGWFGPLNETNALFMPPSLWQALGGYDPAFTDPGGGYANPDLLWRALDLPDTRQVVVLGEGTFHQYHGGIATNSGGEGQRRVKEMSRTYYRLRRKPIKVPDGERTYFGPVSKAATVAYRRALGGGAASATPYPSTAAGPVQTSSRYVDLLKKTLLNETGIEMEAALRVAQEMRQIPPDFWREVLCDPPGKLRLPLGDLKNKRMQGQDTDAFKAVVPLAYTMIGRRRLDHLEACVGTVLDEEVPGDFMECGVWRGGACILIKGILAERGITNRLVWLADSFDGLPPPRPGVDDALDLSKARYPLLAVSLDRVRANFETFGLLDSGVRFLPGWFEDSLPTAPVERLALLRIDGDLYSSTLDALSHLYGRVAPGGFVIIDDYGALPQCARAVDEFRAGLGIDEPLRMIDCYGAFWRKSR, from the coding sequence ATGAACGCCCCCTACGATATCAGCCTCGTGGTCATCAGTTTCAACATGGCGCGTGAACTGCCACGGACGCTGCATTCCCTCAGCCCGCGCTACCAACGGGACATCCGGGCCGAAGACTACGAGGTCATCGTCATCGACAACGGCTCCCGCGAGCCGCCATCGACCCAGGATTTCGCCGAACTCGGGATGAACCTGAGGGTTCTGAGCTATGCCGAACCCACCCCGTCGCCGGTCAACGCCATCAATTTCGGCCTCTCGCTGTGTTCGGCCCCCTTGGTCGGCGTGATGATCGACGGTGCCCGGCTGGCGTCCCCAGGGCTGTTGGCGGCGTGCCGGCAAGCGGCCCGGCTCCATCCCCGGTCGGTGGTAACGACCTTGTCCTTCCATCTCGGGCCGGACCTGCAATGGATCACCATGCAAAGCGGATACGACCAAACCTGGGAGGATCGCTTGCTCGCCAGCATCGACTGGCCCGATGACGGCTACCGGCTGTTCAAAATCGCCCCGGCCTCGGAAAACGCCCCCAAAGGCTGGTTCGGGCCGCTCAACGAAACCAACGCCTTGTTCATGCCGCCCAGCCTCTGGCAAGCACTCGGAGGATACGATCCGGCCTTCACCGACCCCGGCGGCGGCTATGCCAACCCCGACCTCCTGTGGCGGGCTTTGGACTTGCCGGACACCCGCCAGGTGGTGGTGCTGGGCGAGGGCACCTTCCATCAATACCACGGCGGTATCGCCACCAATTCGGGCGGGGAAGGCCAACGCCGCGTGAAGGAAATGAGCCGGACCTACTACCGCCTCCGCCGCAAGCCCATCAAGGTGCCGGATGGCGAACGGACCTATTTCGGGCCGGTGTCGAAAGCGGCGACGGTGGCCTATCGGCGGGCGTTGGGCGGCGGCGCGGCCTCGGCGACGCCCTACCCTTCGACCGCTGCCGGTCCGGTCCAAACCAGCAGCCGCTATGTGGATTTGCTTAAAAAAACCCTGCTGAACGAAACCGGGATCGAGATGGAGGCCGCGCTGCGCGTGGCGCAGGAGATGCGGCAAATCCCGCCGGACTTTTGGCGGGAGGTGCTATGCGACCCGCCCGGAAAACTCAGGCTTCCCCTGGGCGACCTCAAAAACAAGCGGATGCAAGGGCAGGATACCGATGCCTTCAAAGCGGTGGTCCCGCTCGCCTACACCATGATCGGCCGCAGGCGCTTGGATCATTTGGAGGCCTGCGTCGGCACCGTCCTCGACGAGGAAGTGCCGGGCGATTTCATGGAATGCGGGGTTTGGCGGGGCGGGGCCTGCATCCTCATCAAGGGGATACTGGCCGAACGGGGCATCACGAACCGTTTGGTGTGGCTGGCCGATTCCTTCGACGGCCTCCCCCCGCCCCGCCCCGGTGTGGACGACGCGCTCGATCTTTCCAAGGCCCGCTATCCCCTGCTCGCGGTGTCCCTGGACCGGGTGCGGGCCAATTTCGAGACCTTCGGACTGCTGGACAGCGGCGTCCGCTTCCTGCCCGGCTGGTTCGAGGACAGCTTGCCGACGGCCCCGGTCGAACGGCTGGCCCTGTTGCGCATCGACGGGGATTTATATAGTTCGACCCTGGATGCGTTGAGCCATCTGTATGGGCGCGTCGCCCCCGGCGGCTTCGTCATCATCGACGACTACGGTGCCTTGCCCCAATGCGCCAGGGCCGTCGATGAATTCCGGGCCGGACTCGGCATCGACGAACCGTTGCGCATGATCGACTGCTATGGCGCCTTCTGGCGCAAATCCCGATAA
- a CDS encoding CmcI family methyltransferase has protein sequence MHHFWPTLIKPLLDLLSPRRLIEIGAGDGRNSRQIARWASNCQAHCDLVDPAPSFDLEGLAARHPGRVVAHRRRSLDVLDRLLPADVVLIDGDHNWYTVYHELMTIYGDAASLPEQAPVVLCHDVGWPYGRRDLYYDPASIPEAHRQPCRVGAVRPDATGIARVGLNPGFCHAEQEGGPRNGVRTAIEDALQDRTEAFRTVWIPVFHGLAILVPKPRLERHRELGAWLDRLEPGPALRGLCQRAEYERCLGNIDRLFLQGLRSDAQPTGDNTAGRPFTTSLPDGLVKTIQQGTLEYRYKGLKMVLNPFDLANYLALLGKLRPATIFEIGVYEGGRSLWLADNLAALGIDAQIIAVDLAPPADLGNDRVRCLTGNARHLADVLTAAELEALPHPFLVIEDSAHDLETCALVLDFFHGYLRSGDYIVVEDGILQSLMEPDTAKPSLAPPSLAVAGFLATHGSDYEIDTESCDRFGFNTTFQPNGWLRRR, from the coding sequence ATGCATCATTTTTGGCCGACCCTCATCAAGCCACTGTTGGACCTCCTCAGCCCCCGCCGCCTGATCGAAATCGGCGCGGGCGATGGCCGGAACAGCCGCCAAATCGCCCGCTGGGCTTCCAACTGCCAAGCCCATTGCGACTTGGTCGATCCAGCCCCGTCCTTCGACCTGGAAGGCTTGGCCGCGCGCCACCCAGGGCGGGTCGTGGCCCATCGCCGCCGCAGCCTGGACGTCCTGGACCGGCTGCTCCCGGCCGATGTGGTTCTGATCGACGGCGACCACAACTGGTACACGGTCTACCACGAACTGATGACGATCTATGGCGATGCGGCGTCCTTGCCGGAGCAGGCCCCGGTCGTGCTGTGCCATGACGTGGGCTGGCCCTATGGCCGCCGCGATTTGTATTACGATCCCGCCAGTATTCCCGAAGCCCACCGCCAGCCTTGCCGGGTCGGGGCGGTCAGGCCGGACGCCACCGGAATCGCCAGGGTGGGACTGAACCCCGGCTTTTGCCACGCGGAACAGGAAGGCGGTCCACGCAACGGGGTCCGCACCGCCATCGAAGACGCCCTGCAAGACCGGACCGAAGCATTCAGGACCGTGTGGATTCCGGTTTTCCATGGATTGGCGATCCTGGTGCCCAAGCCCAGGTTGGAGCGCCATCGGGAGCTCGGCGCATGGCTGGACCGCCTGGAACCCGGCCCGGCCTTGCGGGGACTGTGCCAGCGCGCGGAATACGAGCGCTGCCTGGGCAACATCGACCGCTTGTTCCTCCAGGGTTTGCGGAGCGATGCCCAGCCCACCGGCGATAACACAGCCGGGCGGCCGTTCACGACCAGCTTGCCGGACGGGTTGGTGAAGACGATCCAGCAGGGCACACTGGAATATCGCTATAAGGGGTTGAAGATGGTGCTGAATCCCTTCGATCTGGCGAATTATTTGGCCTTGCTGGGCAAGCTCAGACCCGCGACGATATTCGAGATCGGCGTATACGAAGGGGGCCGGAGCCTTTGGCTGGCCGATAACCTGGCCGCCCTGGGGATTGATGCCCAAATCATCGCGGTCGATCTGGCACCGCCCGCCGATCTCGGTAACGACCGGGTCCGCTGCTTGACCGGCAACGCCAGGCACCTGGCCGATGTGCTGACGGCGGCGGAATTGGAAGCCTTGCCGCATCCCTTCCTGGTGATCGAGGATTCGGCGCACGATTTGGAAACCTGCGCCCTGGTGCTGGACTTCTTCCATGGATACCTCCGATCCGGGGATTACATCGTGGTGGAGGATGGCATCCTGCAAAGTTTGATGGAACCCGATACCGCCAAACCGTCGCTTGCGCCGCCTTCGCTGGCGGTCGCGGGGTTCCTGGCAACCCATGGCTCCGATTATGAAATCGACACGGAAAGCTGCGACCGGTTCGGGTTCAACACGACCTTCCAACCCAACGGCTGGTTGCGGCGGCGCTAA